In Nonlabens agnitus, the DNA window TTGCGACATCGTCAGTTTAGAAATTTATCGTGAATTTGCGTGTATTTTTTTCGCTTTCGCGAAAGCGAACTACTACTAATAGTTTAGATCTATCGATCTATTTTGAGATAAAAAGGTCTGATTTGAAAAGATTTTGTGGGTTCTAAGCTTTCTAAATCCCAACGGAAGCCAGAATCTACGGCATAAAAAAAGGGAAAGAAGTTGATCTTTCCCTTGATAAATATGGTATGGTAGTTTACTTCACTTCAAATTTCTCACTGGCACTACCACCTTTTCCAGAAAGTTTGATAGAGTAGGTCCCGGCGGGTAGATAATAGTTCCCGTTGTCTGCTTTTTTAGGAGCGTCTTTTTTATCAAAACGCTTTACACCAGCTTCAGAAACAGATCCATTGTATTCATAGAAATTAAGGCCGTCAATGGCATCAATGGTTTTCTCCTGTATGGTTTTACCGTCAGCATTGAGGACTTCCATTTTGACTTTTCCAGCTTCAGGGCTATAAAAGGCGATTTCTACGGATGGCTCTGGACTTTCATCACTTAAGAATCTAACGGCACCATAGCGATTGCTTGCTCTAAAACCATCGATAGGAGCTAGACGGATCTTTTTACTGTAGTAGCCCATTGCGTTCTCTGCTGGCCCTGCTTTTACAAGAGTAAGCGCATCTAGATTTACTTTATAAATAGAACGACCATGCGTTCCAACTAGCAGGTCATTGGCTTTTGGTTGGATCTTTAGATCGTGAACGGCTACAGGTGGCATGTCTGGATTCAATAGTGACCATGCGCCGCCATTTTCTGCAATCCACACGGCATTGTCGGTCCCTAAAAACACCATGTTCTCATCTTTTGGGTGTTCTATAATGACATTCACAGGTGACGCTGGCAACTGCACTGCAATGCTTCTCCAGGTTGCACCAGCGTCATCGCTCATGAAGACGTAAGGAGTAAAGTCGTCGTTACGGTAGCCATTTAGAGTCACATATACACGATCTTTTTTATGTTGCGAGGCAACGACACGGCTCACCCATAAATTTGCTGGCCATGGACCTTTTAAATTCTCCCATTCAACACCACCATCTTTAGTCAATTGTACCAATCCATCATCAGATCCAGTGTAGATCATCCCAAATTGAAACGGAGATTCGCTTATGGTCGTCAAAGTGCCATAGGCAACGTTACCTTCTTTGATACCTTGAGTCAAATCTGGAGAGATCGCAGTAAAATCAGTTCCCTGATTGAAACTGCGGTGTAGTTTATTACCGCCCAGGTAAAGAATGTCTTGGTTGTGTGGGCTTAGCAGTATAGGTGTTTGCCAGTTAAATCTATAAGGAGATTCACCTAACTCATGCTTGGGTTGGATGTAGGTTCTATCGCCTGTTTCCCTATTGATTCTGTAGTAATTTCCAAATTGATATCCAGTGTATACAATATCGCTATTTCTAGAATCGATCTGGATCTGCATACCATCACCACCCATTATGGATTCCCATGGATATTGACCTTGCTGTTGCCATGCGCGGTTCTCACGAGCATTGTGAGCACCAACCCATACACCATTGTCCTGTAAACCACCATATACATTATAGGGCTCTTCTAGGTCATAGTTGATCGCATAGAACTGGCCTACACTAGGCGAATTGTTTTTGATCCACGTTTCTCCATCATCATAAGAAATATTCAAACCGCCATCATTTCCATTTACTAGGTGACCGCTGTCGTTAGGATCAACCCATAGGGCATGATGGTCTGCATGCACATTTTCTCTTGAGATATTGATCCACGTCTTTCCACCATCGGCAGATTTGATAATGGGCACACCCATGACATACACCTTATTGACATCTTTTGGGTCGACACGTACCTGAGCAAAGTAATATCCGTAACTGTAGAACACATCGTCAATCTGTCCTTCATGGGTTTTAGACCAGGTAGCGCCGCCATCGTTAGAGCGGTACAATTCTGCTCCTTTGACAGGTGTATCAAATAATTGAGTGTTAGCGTCCTCTAGGTACAATGCAAGATCTGCAGGTTTTGCGGTACCGCTGCGCACCATGTTTTTAACATTTTGGGCGCGATATTTTTCCTGGAAGCCATTCTCTTTGAGATACTTGTCTAGTGTTTTGTCTTCCAGTTGCAAAAAGGCGTCCATGGTCATTCCTTGAAAATCGTCTTTGGTAAGGATGTCTTTGGAGTTCGCTTTCGCGGAAGCGGAATCATCATCACTCTTCTCTCTTCTAAATTGAGAATCGTGAATGGCATACACTGTATTCTCATCATACACGGCAAGACCTATTCTTCCAACACCTGAACCAGTTGGGAAGCCACTTGCGGCAGTAGAGATCTTATTCCAGGTCTGACCAGCGTCTGTGCTCTTATAGATTGCGCTAGCTTCACCATCACCATCAAAATTCCAGGCTTTGCGATCCTTTTCCCAGCTTGCGGCATACATCACATTGAAATTTTCAGGAGCTGCTGCCAGGTCGATAAACCCAGCCATATTAGTAGCAAAAAGCGTCTTTTTCCAGCTATCGCCACCATCCATGGTAGTATAGATCCCACGATCGTCGCTCAAACTATACAAAGGACCAGTTACTGCAACCACGACGTGATTAGTATCTGCTGGATCGATCAAAATGCGACCTATATGATGTGATGCTGGCAGCATGGGCTCACTCCAGGTCTTTCCCCAATCAGTAGATTTTAAAAGTCCTATTCCTGCATAACTGCTGCGGCTTGAATTGTTCTCACCAGTTCCTGCCCAGATGGTACGGGAATTCCAGTCAACGGCGATATCGCCCAGGTTGATGGTCATCGCGTTGTCCATAATAGGAGTAAAGCTGGTGCCGTTGTTAGTCGTGTGCCATAGACCACCGCTGGCATAAGCCACGAGCATCTCAGTAGGGTCTGTAGGGTTGACGTCCACATCTACCACACGGCCCGACATGATGGTAGGTCCTACATTCTCAAATTTTAGGTTCTTATACAGAGAAGTTGAGGCAGACTCTTGCTGCATCTTCAGGTCATTGATGTAAGTTTCAGCGCTGGTGGGCTGCTGTGCCATTACGCCTATAGATACAAATAGGGTCGCGAGTAGTAAGGTATGCTTCATGTGAAAATCTTTAGTGCCGTGAAGATACGCAAGCCATCATACTTATGGAAACCTGGTCATTTACAAATATTATAACAAGATAAGCGGCACATATTCTTAATTTTGGGAAATGGCATGTAGGATTAGAGTCCATCTTGTTTTAAACGAGAAAGGCATATAATGTTTACGCTTTCGCGAAAGCGAATCCTAACACAACCTCTTCAATTGCTTCAAAACAATCCATTTTTATGAAATACGATCCCATCGACAACACACTTTTCAAGATCAACCGTAAAAATTTCATGGCACAGATGAAGCCAGAAAGCCTTGCGGTGTTCAACTCCAACGATGTATTCAAAACAGGTGCAGACAGCACCATGCCATTCAAACAGCACAGAGATATTTTTTATCTAAGCGGTGCAGATCAAGAAGATACCATATTAGTGCTATTTCCTGATTGTCCAGACCCAGCGCACCGTGAGGTTCTTTTTGTGACGGAAACTAATGACCATATCGCCGTATGGGAAGGCGAGAAGTTGACTAAGGAAAAGGCGACTGAAATCTCTGGAATCGAGACCGTTTACTGGCTCAAGGAGTTTGACAAGAAATTCTTTGAAATGATGACGCAGGCGTCGACGATTTATTTCAACACTAATGAGCATTACCGTCAAGCGGTAGAGATGCAGACTCGTGAAGATCGATTTATTCTAAAGACCAAAGCGCAATATCCAGCGCACAATTATGCCAAAAGCGCACCCATCATGCAGCGATTGCGTGCCGTCAAACATCCTATTGAATTGGCATTGATGCAGCGAGCCTGTGACATTACAAATGCTGGTTTCCGTAGGGTGATGGACTTTGTCAAGCCAGGCGTCATGGAATATGTAATAGAAGCAGAATACCTGCATGAATTTATCAAAAGCCGCAGCGATGGTTTTGCGTATACGCCTATCATAGCTAGCGGCAACAATGCTAATGTATTGCATTATATAGAGAACAATCAAGAGTGCAAGGCAGGCGATTTGATCCTCATGGATGTTGGGGCAACCTATGCAAATTATTCGGCAGACATGACACGTACGATTCCCGTAAGTGGAAAGTTTACCAAACGCCAAAAGGAGGTTTACAACGCAGTCAACAAGGTCAAAAACGAAGCTACCGAAATGCTCGTTCCAGGAACCTTGTGGAAGGAATACCATGTAGAGGTTGGAAACATCATGACTCGAGAGCTGCTCCAATTAGGATTACTGGATAAGGCTGATGTTCAAAACGAAAACAAAGAATGGCCAGCTTACAAAAAGTACTTTATGCACGGGACATCACACCACATAGGTCTGGACACGCATGATTATGGTTTACTATGGGAACCTATGCAGGCGAACAACGTATTTACCGTTGAACCTGGAATTTACATTCCAGAAGAAGGCTTTGGGATACGACTGGAAGATGACGTAGTGATTCAAGAAAAGGGCAGTCCCAAAAATTTGATGGGTGACATTCCTATTGAAGCTGATGAAATTGAAGATTTAATGAATCAATAATATTCTTTCTATATAAAAAAAGCCAGTGCTTATCAAAGCACTGGCTTTTTTATGTGTTGTCTTGAAAAGGACTAGTAATCGATTTCTCCTTCTGGAGTCACGCCGCTTTTGAGGTTGTTACAGTTTACTCCAGAATACACATAGGTTACCGTAGCATCATCTGCATCGCTGTCCAGAACAGCCGTAACACCATCAAGATTGAGAGAATATCCTAGATTGGTTTTCTTGGCTTTGACCGTTAATGGCTTGCTCAAATCCTTACGTTTGCGATTGACGGTAAGTCCACTGGCCAGTTGATAATTTGAAGCTTTACTGTCTCGAGATTGAAGGTTCCAGCCACCTAGACGCCACTCGGCTTCACGGTTATTAAAGTTAAGCGTCAAGTTTTCATCCCAGTAAAAGGTTTTTACCGGGTTCCCATTACAGTCATCTATAATTTTTGTGATGCTGGGACTACCTATCAAGGCGTTCATTTTTTCCAGTACCATGTTTTCATTTCTTCCAAACATAATGATGTCCTGGCTGCCGTCACTTTTTACAAAGTTGATGGAAGTAGGCGTCAACACTGCAGATTGATAACTCAAGGTGGTACCGCTATTTAGACTTTTGCTATTGACCGTTTTATTGGGATCCACATTGGCCTTTTCCTGGCTAGCCGTACTCGCAGTGCTATTTTCTGTAGTGGTGTTTTCAATATCAGTATGGGATTTATCCTTTTTACAGCTGCTCAAGATGAGTAAAAGCGCGATAGGCAAAAAGCGTAATGTTTTCATGTTTGAATTTTCACCAAATGTAAAAAATAAGAAAACTCTTTTTGATCAAGCCCTTCAAAAAGAGCCTCCTATATTCTTGTCTGGCATTTTAAGGTTGGTGTACCTTTGCAGCCATGGCGAGAGACGAGCAACTTAGGGATCGATGGGAACGTACAACGGCTTTTTTTCAGGAGCGTTTTAGCGATGGCGAGGCAATGGATCTGGATGCCATCCTGTTTTTGATAGGCGTACAGGAATTGGGACAGCTGCACCGCAAATTCCAGAAAGATGAAAAATACCAGTTGATGCACATCGCCATTTGTCGGGTGCTGGAACCCTATGGGTATTATGAGTTTTCCCATTTTGACGAAGAAAAATGGCCGCATTATGCCGTGGTCCAAAAATTACCTGCGCTCAAGGCTGGTGAGCAGTCCCTACTTATGAAAGAGGCGATCGTCAACTACATGATGGACGCTGGCGTGATCGATTGATGGTTTATAGGTAACCAGATTTTAAAGGAGTTCGCTTTCGCGAAAGCGAATTAACCTCAAGCCTAACTTCTCAAAAAAACCATTTGAGAACAAAAAATTCTAATCGCTATTTAAGATTAGGAATCTGCGGGAAGATCTTCTTCAGATTGGGTTTCCATGCCCAGTTGTTTGCTGCGCTTTTCCCAGTTCTTGCGAGCGAGTAACTGCATGTCCTCGACATTATCGCTTTCATCCATTATCTCAAGACCCAACATGGTCTCAATCACGTCTTCCATGGTGGCAAGACCCTGCACGCTACCATAATCGTCCAGGACCAGCGCAATATGTTCCTTGCTGGCTATCATCTGGTCAAAAAGCTGTGTGATGGGCATGTCAAAGCGAACGAGCGCGATTTCACGGCGCAGATCTTCCAGGGTTTCGGCGGGTTTATCGTGAATGATATCTGCAAGAATGGCGTCTTTTAAAACGTAACCCGTGATGTCGTCGCGATTAGCTCCATAAACTGGTATGCGTGAAAATCGCAATTCCTGATTTGCTGCAAAAAAGTCTTTGATCAACATCTTTTGCGACGCCATGAACATCACAGATCGTGGCGTCATGATGTCCTTCACCTCAATCTTGTTAAAGTTCATCAAGCTTTTGATATACTGACCTTCAGAAGGATGGAATACGCCTTCTTCCTCGGCAGTTTCTGTAATGGAAAGAAACTCTTCACGCGTCATGGTGTTCATATGCGCGCTTTTACCAATGGCTCTTGTCGTTAATTGAAGTACCCAAAGAATACCTGTGTATTTCAAAAAGGCTACCATTCCTACCAAAATGCGAGTAGAAATGCCTGCCAGACTTTGCCAGTAGGTAGCACCTATGGTTTTAGGGATGATTTCAGATACCACTAAAATCAAAATCGTCATGATACCAGATACAACACCTACAAGAGGAATCCCAAATACTGCCGCTTGAAAACCGTCGGACACCATACTTTCTGCCTGTACACCCACGAGAATCGCACCAACTGTATGTGCCAGTGTGTTGAGTGTCAAAATCGCGATAAGCGGCTTGTCCACATCGTTCTTAAGGTTTGTCAATGCTGTGGTGTAGCTGGCTCCTTCAGTCGTTTTCATTTTGATAAACGTAGGAGTGATGGAAAGCAGTACGGCCTCAAGTATGGAACACATAAATGAGAAAAATATCGATACTACTGCATAAAGGATTAGTAATCCCATAGAAGTTGGTTTTACGGTAAAAATAGGAAAACCTTGTGGTGGTGCTCGTTAAGTTTTTGGGAAATAGAAAACAATGTATAGTTGATAGCGTAAGAATTTTTTTGTTAACAATTTCATAACATTGAATTTTTAAGATTTAATTCCCTAATTCCCTAATTCCCTAATTCCCTAGTTTGCTCGAATTAAATCCAACCAATGATTCGAAAATTATATTTTAGGTATATTACATTTGTCTTTTTGATCGTATTAAGTGCATCATTATTTGGTTGTGAAAAGGATCTTGTTGTTGAATATGATAATTGCAAGCATAATGCCTCCCAGAGCGACGTTCTGCAATCTCATAGCATTAACGACCTTCCAATATTAAGGGAGAAGCTTTCAGCAATTGTAAATAGTAGCAGGACAAAAGATTCTGGTGCAAATACTGATGTTCAATTTGAATTATTTGAGAGTTTTGAAATAATATCTGTAACACTTAATGAAGTAACAACCTACACGTTACCAATAAAGCAGGCCACAAATAAAAAAGATCAATTATCGAACCTTGTATTGAGCTATGAAAATGATACATTGGTCAAGTCACATATTTTCAAATATAAAGGGGATTTAGGGTTTAATGATTTGGAAAATCGAAAATCTGGAATTTTATTCTATGGCCAGCTACAAATAATAAGTGTTGATCAAAATATAGATCTATTTGCTAAAACCTCTAGTTGTTACCCTATTGATATTTTAGTTTGCAGTTGGGTGGACCCTGATGAAGGTGGCGGTTTGTATTTTGCAGGAGCTAATTGTACCGCTGCATTTATTTCCTCCATGCGGTTTACCTTTTGTCCCGATGGGGACAAAATAATTGATATCTCATTAAATGAAGGGTCAGGTACTACAGGTGGTACAACCAATGGAGATGGAACGGAACCTGGTAATTTCTATCATGATGGATCACCATGGGTAGGTAATATAGGAGATCCTGAGCACAACTATGTCACAACACCTGTACCTGATCCACCCTGCGAGCAAGATCCATTGAGTTTAACCGAAGGTGGTTGTTATGACGCTCAGGATAATTTAGAACCAATTGATGATGATCCAACAAATGATATTATTATTGGTAGCACTAATAATACTCCTGGAGGCGATCCTTACGTTCCGAATGATGATGACGTATTTGTATTATCTGATATACCAACAACTATGTCTAAACAAGTTGGTGCATCTTGTGTAAGTTCCTCAATAGAGTACGTTGCAAATGTTTTGGGAGGAGAAACTACTCGAAACGAGATTGATAATTGGTTTTTAAATACCTTTAAAATAATGATACCTATACAAGGAGTGCCATTTGATAAAGTATCTATACTTGTAAGCCATTACTTAACAACTGGCCCTTTTATAGGTATAAAAGAAGCTATTGATGCTGGAAACCCATATTTAACTAATATCGAATTATCCAGAACTGTAGATGCTGAAGGTAATATTTTTATAGATGGCCATATGGTTATTATTGTGGGTTATCACCCGAATGGAGATTATATATTTATGGATCCTCTAGCAGGATCGCTTAGAGAAGCACCACCATCAAGTTTTCCTAACGATTTTAGCTATGGAGGTATGATTACTGGAGTAAGATAAATTACTAAATCAATCAAAAATTATAATTATGAAAAAATACAAATATTATATATCGTACTTGTCTCAATGCTCAGCTTTAGTTGTGCAGCACAATCAGTACCTCCTAATGCTAAAGAAATCTTAACTTCCAAAGATTGGAAAATTGACGGTTATGGAGTTGAAAATATTTATAAAATTAAATTTACCAACACTGCGATAATTGTTCACCATAATAATGAGCTGATAGGTGAACTGGAATATTATTTCTCTACTACTTTAAACGATTGTTCTCCCAATGGATTTAATGAAAATAATGTAGGTGACACATTAAGCGGAAAGTATCTTATATCTGAAAAATCTTGTTTAGAGCTAATTAATGTTAGTGAAAATGAATTGAAATTTAAAAGTGTATATGGAGGTAATCCAAACAATATAACAACTGCATCTCCAATTTAAACCTCTACGAATCATTCATCTAGGCTTAAAAACATCAAGCCTTTTATAAGATGTACTTCTATGAGAAAACTTCTGATAGCAGAGTAATGAAGTATGAAGCTGGATGGATTGATGAAATTTAATGATAGAAGATGGATTGTTTTTTCTGTTAGGAAA includes these proteins:
- a CDS encoding VPS10 domain-containing protein, whose product is MKHTLLLATLFVSIGVMAQQPTSAETYINDLKMQQESASTSLYKNLKFENVGPTIMSGRVVDVDVNPTDPTEMLVAYASGGLWHTTNNGTSFTPIMDNAMTINLGDIAVDWNSRTIWAGTGENNSSRSSYAGIGLLKSTDWGKTWSEPMLPASHHIGRILIDPADTNHVVVAVTGPLYSLSDDRGIYTTMDGGDSWKKTLFATNMAGFIDLAAAPENFNVMYAASWEKDRKAWNFDGDGEASAIYKSTDAGQTWNKISTAASGFPTGSGVGRIGLAVYDENTVYAIHDSQFRREKSDDDSASAKANSKDILTKDDFQGMTMDAFLQLEDKTLDKYLKENGFQEKYRAQNVKNMVRSGTAKPADLALYLEDANTQLFDTPVKGAELYRSNDGGATWSKTHEGQIDDVFYSYGYYFAQVRVDPKDVNKVYVMGVPIIKSADGGKTWINISRENVHADHHALWVDPNDSGHLVNGNDGGLNISYDDGETWIKNNSPSVGQFYAINYDLEEPYNVYGGLQDNGVWVGAHNARENRAWQQQGQYPWESIMGGDGMQIQIDSRNSDIVYTGYQFGNYYRINRETGDRTYIQPKHELGESPYRFNWQTPILLSPHNQDILYLGGNKLHRSFNQGTDFTAISPDLTQGIKEGNVAYGTLTTISESPFQFGMIYTGSDDGLVQLTKDGGVEWENLKGPWPANLWVSRVVASQHKKDRVYVTLNGYRNDDFTPYVFMSDDAGATWRSIAVQLPASPVNVIIEHPKDENMVFLGTDNAVWIAENGGAWSLLNPDMPPVAVHDLKIQPKANDLLVGTHGRSIYKVNLDALTLVKAGPAENAMGYYSKKIRLAPIDGFRASNRYGAVRFLSDESPEPSVEIAFYSPEAGKVKMEVLNADGKTIQEKTIDAIDGLNFYEYNGSVSEAGVKRFDKKDAPKKADNGNYYLPAGTYSIKLSGKGGSASEKFEVK
- a CDS encoding aminopeptidase P family protein; translated protein: MKYDPIDNTLFKINRKNFMAQMKPESLAVFNSNDVFKTGADSTMPFKQHRDIFYLSGADQEDTILVLFPDCPDPAHREVLFVTETNDHIAVWEGEKLTKEKATEISGIETVYWLKEFDKKFFEMMTQASTIYFNTNEHYRQAVEMQTREDRFILKTKAQYPAHNYAKSAPIMQRLRAVKHPIELALMQRACDITNAGFRRVMDFVKPGVMEYVIEAEYLHEFIKSRSDGFAYTPIIASGNNANVLHYIENNQECKAGDLILMDVGATYANYSADMTRTIPVSGKFTKRQKEVYNAVNKVKNEATEMLVPGTLWKEYHVEVGNIMTRELLQLGLLDKADVQNENKEWPAYKKYFMHGTSHHIGLDTHDYGLLWEPMQANNVFTVEPGIYIPEEGFGIRLEDDVVIQEKGSPKNLMGDIPIEADEIEDLMNQ
- a CDS encoding CNNM domain-containing protein; translation: MGLLILYAVVSIFFSFMCSILEAVLLSITPTFIKMKTTEGASYTTALTNLKNDVDKPLIAILTLNTLAHTVGAILVGVQAESMVSDGFQAAVFGIPLVGVVSGIMTILILVVSEIIPKTIGATYWQSLAGISTRILVGMVAFLKYTGILWVLQLTTRAIGKSAHMNTMTREEFLSITETAEEEGVFHPSEGQYIKSLMNFNKIEVKDIMTPRSVMFMASQKMLIKDFFAANQELRFSRIPVYGANRDDITGYVLKDAILADIIHDKPAETLEDLRREIALVRFDMPITQLFDQMIASKEHIALVLDDYGSVQGLATMEDVIETMLGLEIMDESDNVEDMQLLARKNWEKRSKQLGMETQSEEDLPADS
- a CDS encoding C39 family peptidase, with amino-acid sequence MIRKLYFRYITFVFLIVLSASLFGCEKDLVVEYDNCKHNASQSDVLQSHSINDLPILREKLSAIVNSSRTKDSGANTDVQFELFESFEIISVTLNEVTTYTLPIKQATNKKDQLSNLVLSYENDTLVKSHIFKYKGDLGFNDLENRKSGILFYGQLQIISVDQNIDLFAKTSSCYPIDILVCSWVDPDEGGGLYFAGANCTAAFISSMRFTFCPDGDKIIDISLNEGSGTTGGTTNGDGTEPGNFYHDGSPWVGNIGDPEHNYVTTPVPDPPCEQDPLSLTEGGCYDAQDNLEPIDDDPTNDIIIGSTNNTPGGDPYVPNDDDVFVLSDIPTTMSKQVGASCVSSSIEYVANVLGGETTRNEIDNWFLNTFKIMIPIQGVPFDKVSILVSHYLTTGPFIGIKEAIDAGNPYLTNIELSRTVDAEGNIFIDGHMVIIVGYHPNGDYIFMDPLAGSLREAPPSSFPNDFSYGGMITGVR